CGTGGGCACGAACTCGGCCTGGGGATACTCCCGCACCAGCCGTTCATGATCTTCGATGATGCGGTTCAGTTTGTTCAAGTCCTGGCCCGCCTCTTTGAGAACAGCGGCCACGAATGCGCTCTCCTGCGCTGGCGCCGGCTCAGCGGCCGCCACGGTAAAGAGCAGCAGGGCGATGAGATAGGAATGGAAACGAAAGGATTTCATGGTTCCAACATTTTTAAAAACATAACCCGGGAACGGCCGAACTCGGCATAGGCGCGCCAATCGCGACGGGCCTCACGACGATCGGCCGTTTTTTTCAGCTCTTCGATCTGTCCGGTGAGGTCGTCAAAGACCCGGCGTTCTTCATGAATGCGCCGCAGCATGCCCTCGCGCAGTTCCGACAACCGCCGCCCCTCTTCTTTCAGGTATTCCGGCGATTTTTCATCCACCTCCAGGGGGATGGTGTCCAGCAGTTTGCTTTCCAGAACCAGCAAGTCCATCTTGATATTCTCCAGGTTGGCGCTCTCCTCTTTGAGCGTGGAACGCACCTGTTCCACCATGGGAGGGATCGCCTCTTTTTTCGGAAAAATGGAGATGAGATGGTTATAGACGGACAATGCCTCATCGTATTTTTTCAATTTCAGATAGCAGCGGCCGAGGAGGAAAAAGGCCTCCTCGGAATTTTCCGTCTGCGGATAGCGGCTGACCAGCAGGGTCAGGGGGGTGAGCGCCACATCGTACTGGTTTTGCATGGTGGAAGCCCATCCGGCGGCCAGCAGGGCCGCGTCGTATTTCTCATAATTGGGGGACACGGCCATGAACTGGTTGTAGCCAGCCTGAAAATAGCCGAGCTCGTAGTACATATAGCCCAGGGTCAGGTGGGCTTCGTCGATGACGGATCGCCGCTGGTCGTTGATCACGGTCAGGGCGCAGACGCTGCGCAGGGTTTGGATGGCCTTGCGTACGTTCTTCATACGCAGGTAACAGATCCCCGTGGCGTACAAACCGTAATCGTAATAAGTGCTCTGATCGGAAATGGCGTTGTACATTTTAATGGCGCGTGGATAGTCCTTGTACCGGTAA
This window of the bacterium genome carries:
- a CDS encoding tetratricopeptide repeat protein, which translates into the protein MKRRKSNLSSEKSTPLARLLLLIFILAAGVPALSAAQGNASRYGRELESASEKLLISARTEFERQEYWTSARDLIILMDFNPHFSKSDEVIYLLGECLYEIGLPGGAAKLYKYLINRYIRSPLLPQALLGLLRIEYDRSDYARCLEFYETIARSNAPAPVSDAASYYAGQCYYRYKDYPRAIKMYNAISDQSTYYDYGLYATGICYLRMKNVRKAIQTLRSVCALTVINDQRRSVIDEAHLTLGYMYYELGYFQAGYNQFMAVSPNYEKYDAALLAAGWASTMQNQYDVALTPLTLLVSRYPQTENSEEAFFLLGRCYLKLKKYDEALSVYNHLISIFPKKEAIPPMVEQVRSTLKEESANLENIKMDLLVLESKLLDTIPLEVDEKSPEYLKEEGRRLSELREGMLRRIHEERRVFDDLTGQIEELKKTADRREARRDWRAYAEFGRSRVMFLKMLEP